One segment of Syngnathus typhle isolate RoL2023-S1 ecotype Sweden linkage group LG9, RoL_Styp_1.0, whole genome shotgun sequence DNA contains the following:
- the sdhaf3 gene encoding succinate dehydrogenase assembly factor 3, mitochondrial gives MATGAQVCSLYKRILVLHRFLPLHLRALGDNYVKDEFRRHKNASPDEVKSFMKEWDDYKDTLQSQILDSVRDQNGSVKIGVDLPEEKLKDFQDEQIGQLYELLLESAKSKNQFNIQEDNK, from the coding sequence ATGGCTACCGGTGCTCAGGTGTGTTCGTTGTACAAGAGGATTCTCGTGCTGCATCGCTTTCTGCCGCTACATTTGAGAGCCCTGGGCGACAACTACGTGAAAGACGAGTTCAGAAGACACAAAAACGCTTCGCCTGATGAAGTGAAAAGCTTCATGAAAGAATGGGACGACTACAAGGACACTCTGCAGTCGCAAATTCTGGACTCGGTCAGGGACCAAAATGGCTCTGTGAAAATTGGTGTAGACCTTCCAGAGGAGAAACTGAAAGACTTCCAAGATGAACAGATTGGACAACTTTACGAGCTCCTGCTTGAATCCGCCAAATCTAAAAATCAGTTTAATATCCAAGAGGACAACAAATGA